From the Lactobacillus sp. PV034 genome, the window TTGCATATCCAATATCTTTGCCAATAAGATCTTCCAAATCATTACCATACTGGTCAGTGTAAATTGGATAAACAAATCTTGATGTTAACAGGATTTTCTCAATAGCTTGCATCATTGCTGCATGTCCTGAAAATTTATTTCTAATTCTGCCATGGACAACTTGAAATGTAGTTGTTGGTTGTTCTTCTTCGTTATCCATTATTTATCGCTCCCTTTCAAAGAGATAAAAACGCTGACCACCATCGCCACGAATTAAAGAAACTTTATCTCCAGTATGCAAAGAATTATCCACGGTAATTTCAATATCACTCGTCATTTCAATATCTCCTTTTGCACTACCTTTCGTAACTTTGCCTTTGTTTGTAGCTTTACCTTTAAGCGTATAAGTACCAATATTTTTACCTAAGGTAATAAAATTACCATCTATTACCATAGTGTTAGATATTTGAACTTTAAGAGGACTAGCTGATACGACTGTTCCATAAATCAAGTCAGCATATTCACTATCGCTTCCGCCTCGTTGAGTCATTAGCTCATAGAGGCCCCTTCCAAGCTCTGCCATTTAGATCCCACCTTTACATCAAGACTACAAGTATAGTCATTTTCACTAAAATTATGAGTAGCTTTAATAATTGGGCAATTATGCCAAGTCATAGATAGGTCACTAATTGTCACATCAATTCCTGAACCAACTGTTAATCCTAAATCTCCTAAGCAATCAACTGATAAAGTTTTTTCAGATTGATTCAATTCTTTAAGCTTATCTTTTGCCTGTTGAACCATTTGAGCATAATTTGCTTTATTTTTAGCATTTTCTACTTTTTTTAAAGTTCCCCATTTTGAAACAGTATTGTTATCCCACGAACTCGCAATAGTGAAACTAGTTGTTTTTGGATCTTCTCCTGTAGAGATATTACTAGCATCCGCAGTGGCTGTCTTGCTTTGAGAACTACTATCGTTTTTTTGAACTACATAAACTAAATTTGCTGTATTATCAATACTTTCTGAAAAAGTAAAATCAGTCATTACCGTTCTTGAATCTACAACTAATCGCATACCACCATTATTTCTTGGTGCTATGCCAAGTTCTAAATGATTGTAGTTCATATATAAGAAGTGCATGTTTCCTGTTGCCGTATAAGTTTTATTTATAGCACTTTTAATCATGTCAAAGCCAGTTTTGCCATCACAAACTTCCGCTGGAACTGTATAGTTTGGAACTTCATTATATTTGACGTTATTAAAAGGCACATTGTCAAATCGACAAACTTGCTTAAATCTGTCCCAGACAGTCCCCGCCTGAAAGACAATAGATCCTTCACTTTTTAGGTATCTTTCATAGTCATAAGCAGTTACGCTTACTGTTTTATCAGCTTTAAATTCAGTTTTAAAAACAAATCCATAAAAAACATTTTTATGATCCCAAGCAAAATCTACCACTGCTCCCATTGCCGGAAGTACAGGAATGTCGTTTTGAACTAAATCAAACGTAAGAGTTCCTGCACTGTAATTCAGGTCAGTAACCCACTTTAGATTTTTTACCATGTCTTTTACATCATACTTTGGAGTCCCATTTGGTACTCGTGGAGAAATATCAAATTTGGTTATCATACTGGTCTCACTTCACTTTGTCGGACCCAGCCGCGGGGACCGCCTCCAACTAAAGCAACATGAATCGGGAATGCGCGACCTGGTGCCATATAAGTGATTTGTCTTCGAGCATTATGTTCAAAAACACCAGGTCCACTTCCATAGCTATCCAAGTGCAAACGACCATTACAAATAACAATTGAACCAATACCTA encodes:
- a CDS encoding DUF2634 domain-containing protein, which translates into the protein MDNEEEQPTTTFQVVHGRIRNKFSGHAAMMQAIEKILLTSRFVYPIYTDQYGNDLEDLIGKDIGYAKTESERMIKEALLADTRVTDVTIAKIEPIDSTSLLIEGSCVTNYGEVPIESEVQIGDAK
- a CDS encoding DUF2577 domain-containing protein, whose amino-acid sequence is MAELGRGLYELMTQRGGSDSEYADLIYGTVVSASPLKVQISNTMVIDGNFITLGKNIGTYTLKGKATNKGKVTKGSAKGDIEMTSDIEITVDNSLHTGDKVSLIRGDGGQRFYLFERER
- a CDS encoding late control protein D, with product MITKFDISPRVPNGTPKYDVKDMVKNLKWVTDLNYSAGTLTFDLVQNDIPVLPAMGAVVDFAWDHKNVFYGFVFKTEFKADKTVSVTAYDYERYLKSEGSIVFQAGTVWDRFKQVCRFDNVPFNNVKYNEVPNYTVPAEVCDGKTGFDMIKSAINKTYTATGNMHFLYMNYNHLELGIAPRNNGGMRLVVDSRTVMTDFTFSESIDNTANLVYVVQKNDSSSQSKTATADASNISTGEDPKTTSFTIASSWDNNTVSKWGTLKKVENAKNKANYAQMVQQAKDKLKELNQSEKTLSVDCLGDLGLTVGSGIDVTISDLSMTWHNCPIIKATHNFSENDYTCSLDVKVGSKWQSLEGASMS